One genomic segment of candidate division KSB1 bacterium includes these proteins:
- a CDS encoding 2-oxoacid:acceptor oxidoreductase subunit alpha: MGKETVMQRNNGPRVEVMTGNDACAEGALAAGLTFFAGYPITPSSEIAEILSYRLPHLGGKFIQMEDEIGAMGAVIGASLAGAKAMTATSGPGFSLKQENIGFAAMAEVPCVVVDVQRGGPSTGLPTLPAQMDVMQARWGTHGDHEIIALCPYSVRETFDLTVRAFNLAERYRTPVILLMDEIVAHVNEKVVLPEPDEIEVYERKLPNCPPEEFLPYKFTEDDIPPMASYGTGYRFHVTGLCHDETGFPTNDPVQIDRLIRRLNRKISRHRDDIVQVAEEQLDGAEIGVVAYGATARAARRAVRLAREEAIPAGLLRPLVLWPFPDKEVRALAERVSALIVAELNMGQVAHEVEWAVCGKVPVHRVNRVDGEPIPPEHILQAIREVAR, translated from the coding sequence ATGGGAAAGGAAACTGTGATGCAGCGCAACAATGGGCCGCGAGTGGAGGTGATGACTGGCAACGACGCCTGCGCCGAGGGTGCGCTGGCGGCAGGACTGACCTTTTTTGCCGGCTACCCCATCACCCCTTCGTCAGAGATTGCCGAGATTCTCTCCTACCGCTTGCCGCACCTCGGCGGCAAGTTCATCCAGATGGAGGACGAGATAGGAGCCATGGGGGCCGTCATCGGTGCTTCATTGGCTGGCGCCAAGGCAATGACTGCCACCAGTGGCCCAGGCTTTTCCTTGAAGCAGGAGAACATTGGCTTTGCCGCCATGGCCGAGGTGCCGTGCGTGGTGGTCGATGTGCAGCGCGGTGGGCCGAGCACTGGCCTGCCCACGCTCCCCGCGCAGATGGACGTTATGCAGGCCAGGTGGGGCACCCACGGCGACCACGAAATCATTGCCCTGTGCCCGTACAGCGTGCGGGAGACCTTCGACCTCACCGTGCGCGCCTTCAATCTTGCGGAACGCTACCGCACGCCGGTGATCCTCCTCATGGACGAGATTGTGGCGCACGTGAACGAGAAAGTGGTCCTGCCCGAACCCGACGAAATTGAGGTGTACGAGCGGAAACTGCCCAATTGCCCCCCGGAGGAGTTCCTCCCCTACAAATTCACCGAGGACGACATACCGCCGATGGCAAGTTACGGCACTGGCTACCGCTTCCACGTCACCGGCTTGTGCCACGACGAGACTGGCTTCCCCACGAACGACCCGGTGCAGATCGATCGCCTGATCAGGCGGCTGAATCGCAAGATCTCGCGTCATCGCGACGACATCGTGCAAGTCGCTGAAGAGCAGTTGGATGGCGCAGAGATTGGCGTGGTTGCCTATGGGGCCACAGCGCGGGCCGCTCGTCGGGCGGTGCGACTTGCGCGGGAGGAGGCGATTCCTGCCGGCCTGCTTCGTCCCCTTGTCCTCTGGCCTTTCCCGGACAAGGAGGTGCGCGCGCTGGCCGAAAGGGTGAGCGCCCTCATCGTGGCGGAACTGAACATGGGGCAAGTGGCACACGAGGTGGAGTGGGCGGTTTGTGGCAAGGTGCCAGTGCACCGGGTCAACCGCGTCGACGGCGAACCCATTCCACCCGAGCACATCCTGCAGGCAATCCGGGAGGTCGCCAGATGA
- a CDS encoding ferredoxin family protein translates to MNEEEEQQGIQIIINKKFCKGCGICVEFCPQHVLAMERNYPVVVNLEACTACQLCDARCPDFAITVVGERRKKKVA, encoded by the coding sequence ATGAACGAGGAAGAGGAACAGCAGGGGATTCAGATTATCATTAACAAGAAGTTCTGCAAGGGGTGTGGGATTTGCGTCGAGTTCTGCCCCCAACACGTGCTTGCCATGGAGCGGAACTATCCCGTGGTGGTGAATCTGGAGGCCTGTACGGCCTGCCAGCTCTGTGACGCGCGCTGCCCCGACTTTGCCATCACCGTGGTCGGGGAGCGGCGCAAGAAAAAAGTCGCCTGA
- the ftsA gene encoding cell division protein FtsA: MEYVAGLDIGTTKVAAIIAEVDEDGGVHIIGVGTAPCEGLRHGMVVNLERTVQAIRETMYQAGQMAGVEVPPVCVGIAGSHIRGINGRGVVAVSGQDREITADDVERVINAAQAVALPSDRELIHIIRQEFVVDEQRGIKDPVGLCGVRLEAEVYIITAAVTAVQNIIRCVEKAGYSVGGIVLEALASAEAVMGEQEKDLGGILVDLGGGTTDVAVFFEGSIRHTGAVMLGGRNVTSDLAYGLRTSLEEAERVKTNHGSSYHCEGDKEDFVEVAALSGQSTRKVSKAVLVDIIQPRMEEILSLAYQEIQKCEYSRLATAGVVLTGGGATLEGATELCEEIFKAPVRLGIPNGVSGLVVEVQNPAFATAVGLVLYQVRHPEEFGDGFGSPGTDGGLWARIWRWLTGKRHEA; this comes from the coding sequence ATGGAATACGTAGCTGGCCTGGACATTGGCACGACCAAAGTGGCAGCCATCATCGCCGAAGTGGACGAGGATGGTGGGGTGCACATCATTGGCGTCGGCACAGCGCCGTGCGAGGGCCTGCGCCACGGCATGGTGGTCAATCTGGAAAGGACAGTTCAGGCCATCCGGGAGACCATGTACCAGGCCGGCCAGATGGCTGGCGTGGAGGTGCCGCCGGTGTGCGTGGGTATTGCTGGCTCCCATATCCGCGGCATCAACGGCCGGGGTGTAGTGGCCGTCAGCGGCCAGGACCGCGAGATCACCGCAGATGATGTGGAACGGGTCATCAACGCTGCCCAGGCGGTGGCACTGCCGTCTGACCGCGAGCTCATCCACATCATCCGCCAGGAGTTCGTGGTGGATGAACAGCGGGGCATCAAGGATCCGGTGGGCCTGTGTGGGGTCCGGTTAGAGGCGGAGGTGTACATCATCACCGCTGCCGTCACCGCTGTGCAGAACATCATTCGCTGCGTCGAGAAGGCGGGCTACAGCGTGGGCGGCATTGTGCTGGAGGCTCTGGCCTCCGCCGAGGCAGTGATGGGCGAGCAGGAGAAGGACCTCGGCGGCATACTCGTCGACCTTGGGGGCGGCACCACCGACGTTGCCGTCTTCTTCGAGGGCTCCATCAGGCACACAGGTGCAGTGATGCTCGGAGGGCGCAATGTGACCAGCGACTTGGCTTACGGCCTGCGCACCTCCCTTGAGGAGGCCGAACGCGTCAAGACCAACCACGGCAGCAGTTATCATTGCGAAGGGGACAAGGAGGACTTTGTCGAAGTCGCGGCCCTCAGCGGACAGAGCACCCGCAAGGTTTCCAAGGCAGTGCTGGTGGACATCATTCAGCCGCGCATGGAGGAGATCTTGTCGTTGGCCTACCAGGAGATTCAAAAGTGCGAGTACAGCCGATTGGCGACTGCAGGTGTGGTGCTCACCGGCGGCGGTGCAACGTTAGAAGGGGCGACCGAACTCTGCGAGGAGATCTTCAAGGCACCGGTCCGGTTGGGGATTCCCAATGGCGTTTCCGGGCTGGTTGTGGAGGTACAGAATCCGGCCTTTGCCACGGCGGTGGGGTTGGTGCTCTACCAGGTGCGCCATCCGGAGGAATTTGGCGACGGCTTTGGGTCGCCTGGCACAGATGGCGGTCTGTGGGCGCGCATCTGGCGATGGCTGACCGGCAAGAGGCACGAGGCATAA
- the arcC gene encoding carbamate kinase — protein MGVSDGKIAVVALGGNAITREFEEGNITQQFANTRRSLVGVADLIEKGYRVVVTHGNGPQVGNALIRVEETRHLVPPVPLGVIVADLEGGMGYMIEQSLQNKLIKRGINRQVVTIVTQVIVDRDDPSILNPTKFVGPFYHEHKVEELMRKRNWVIKRDPGRGFRRVVPSPLPRAIVEKECIKHLVEEGYVVIAVGGGGIPVYLEEDGTLEGVDAVIDKDRAAAVLGRDIGAQELYILTGADKVALNFGTPQQRDLESLTLQEAKQYLAEGHFPPGSMGPKIEAAIDFLQWGGKLVVITSIQGMPDALEGLTGTRIVPE, from the coding sequence ATGGGAGTGAGCGACGGCAAAATCGCGGTGGTCGCCCTCGGCGGCAACGCCATCACTCGCGAGTTCGAAGAGGGCAACATCACGCAGCAGTTTGCCAATACGCGGCGCAGCCTGGTCGGTGTGGCCGACCTCATAGAGAAGGGTTACCGGGTAGTCGTGACCCACGGCAATGGGCCGCAAGTGGGCAACGCCTTGATCCGCGTGGAGGAAACACGTCACCTGGTCCCACCCGTGCCTTTGGGCGTCATCGTGGCCGACTTGGAAGGGGGCATGGGGTACATGATCGAGCAGTCCCTGCAGAACAAACTCATCAAGCGCGGCATCAACAGACAGGTGGTCACGATCGTCACTCAGGTGATTGTCGACCGCGATGACCCCTCCATCCTGAACCCGACAAAGTTCGTCGGTCCGTTCTACCATGAGCACAAGGTGGAGGAGCTGATGCGCAAGCGGAACTGGGTGATCAAGCGTGACCCGGGCAGGGGTTTCCGCAGGGTGGTGCCCTCTCCGCTGCCCAGGGCGATCGTGGAAAAGGAGTGCATCAAGCACCTGGTGGAGGAAGGCTATGTGGTGATCGCCGTAGGCGGGGGCGGCATCCCCGTCTATCTGGAGGAGGACGGCACCCTGGAAGGTGTGGATGCCGTCATCGACAAGGACCGCGCCGCAGCGGTGCTGGGGCGAGACATCGGCGCCCAGGAGCTGTATATCCTCACCGGCGCGGACAAGGTGGCGCTCAACTTCGGCACGCCCCAGCAACGCGACCTGGAGAGCCTGACCTTGCAAGAAGCCAAGCAGTACCTGGCCGAAGGCCATTTCCCGCCCGGAAGCATGGGGCCGAAAATAGAGGCGGCTATCGATTTCTTGCAGTGGGGCGGCAAGTTGGTCGTGATTACCTCCATCCAGGGCATGCCTGATGCATTGGAGGGATTGACCGGTACGCGCATCGTTCCCGAATAG
- a CDS encoding B12-binding domain-containing radical SAM protein, whose translation MGRGTRDFRRYAEALLSAEDSTVRLKPEAPIQVALVYPNSYQVGMANLGYQSLYRLLNGCGETRCERAFLGEGPLHREVRTLESGRSLREFDIVAFSLSFELDYSNAVWMLHQAGIPPLREERGEHDPLLLAGGAAVTLNPAPMMPIMDAIFIGEAEEAIEPIVAAYRRGRDAGRGRAGMVEEVGGVPGVLAPASVGTRMGGPAVARQYVAELHAHPTFSAVVTPHSHYRKMFLVEVGRGCARGCSFCPAGRIYRPRRLLSSAEVEEVVRRHIFATKRVGLVGAALSDFPELDLLCEHLVDAGYELGLSSFRIDALCERLLEALARANVRSITLAPEAGSERLRFLIHKRISDAEIDRALSLISHAPLETLRLYFLIGLPGEEESDLEAIVRMVREAAARFTGKGKRRRFTVSINTVIPKAWTVLQWAALPERAELQERRKWLEAQLRRVSGVSVRPKSLRQELLQAILSLGGQEVGLALVLKVRRDLSWPQAWSAAGVDWRQLIHRPRTYQSKLPWDIVDAGISRAQLWRQWRSMHGQAAEGETGHGAEIPEA comes from the coding sequence ATGGGCAGGGGCACAAGAGACTTTCGACGCTACGCTGAGGCCCTGCTCAGTGCAGAGGACAGCACAGTGCGCCTCAAGCCGGAGGCGCCGATCCAGGTGGCACTGGTCTACCCCAACTCCTACCAGGTGGGGATGGCCAATTTGGGATATCAATCGCTCTACCGCCTCCTCAACGGTTGTGGCGAGACGCGATGCGAGAGGGCCTTCCTCGGTGAGGGCCCTCTCCACCGCGAAGTGCGCACCTTAGAGTCGGGGCGGTCCCTGCGCGAATTTGACATTGTCGCCTTTTCGCTCTCATTTGAGTTGGATTACTCCAATGCGGTGTGGATGCTCCACCAGGCAGGGATTCCCCCTCTGAGGGAAGAGCGGGGGGAGCATGACCCGCTGCTGCTTGCGGGTGGCGCGGCGGTAACCCTCAATCCGGCGCCGATGATGCCCATTATGGATGCCATCTTTATCGGCGAAGCCGAAGAGGCAATCGAGCCGATCGTTGCTGCGTATCGGAGAGGACGTGATGCTGGCCGAGGCCGGGCGGGCATGGTGGAAGAGGTGGGAGGTGTGCCTGGGGTTCTCGCTCCGGCCTCGGTCGGCACGCGAATGGGAGGCCCTGCTGTGGCACGACAGTACGTGGCCGAACTGCACGCCCATCCGACATTTTCGGCGGTAGTGACGCCGCACAGTCACTACCGCAAGATGTTTCTCGTAGAAGTAGGCCGCGGCTGTGCCCGCGGCTGTTCTTTTTGCCCCGCCGGGCGTATCTACCGTCCCCGCCGACTGCTCAGCAGCGCAGAGGTTGAAGAAGTGGTGCGGCGACACATCTTCGCCACGAAAAGGGTGGGGCTGGTAGGTGCCGCCCTCTCGGACTTTCCGGAACTGGACCTTCTGTGCGAACACCTCGTCGACGCAGGATATGAACTGGGCCTCTCCTCCTTCCGCATCGACGCCCTCTGCGAGCGACTGCTCGAGGCGCTTGCCCGGGCAAATGTCCGTTCCATCACCTTAGCGCCAGAGGCGGGCTCGGAGCGGCTTCGCTTTCTCATCCACAAGCGCATCAGCGACGCAGAGATCGACAGGGCTCTGAGCCTCATCTCGCACGCTCCGCTGGAGACGCTGCGCCTCTACTTCCTCATTGGCCTGCCCGGGGAGGAAGAAAGCGACCTAGAGGCTATCGTGCGCATGGTGCGCGAAGCGGCAGCGCGGTTTACGGGCAAGGGAAAGAGACGGCGGTTCACGGTGAGCATCAACACGGTCATCCCCAAAGCGTGGACAGTGCTCCAATGGGCGGCCCTGCCCGAGCGTGCAGAGCTGCAGGAGCGGCGGAAGTGGTTAGAGGCACAGTTGCGCCGGGTGAGCGGGGTTAGTGTCCGGCCGAAGAGCCTCCGGCAGGAACTCCTGCAGGCCATTCTTTCCTTGGGAGGGCAGGAGGTGGGCCTGGCCCTGGTACTGAAGGTCCGGCGCGACCTAAGCTGGCCCCAGGCCTGGAGCGCAGCAGGGGTCGACTGGCGGCAGCTCATCCATCGGCCGCGAACGTACCAATCCAAGCTTCCATGGGACATCGTGGACGCCGGCATAAGCCGCGCCCAGCTCTGGCGGCAATGGCGGAGCATGCACGGCCAAGCGGCGGAAGGGGAAACCGGACACGGTGCTGAGATCCCCGAGGCATAG
- the ftsZ gene encoding cell division protein FtsZ, protein MNLTIQFDERPDPAAKLRVVGVGGAGCNAVSRMVEAGLTGVEFIGINTDVQALAQCKATVRLQIGRMTTKGLGAGADPEVGRRAIEESREIVVEALTDSDLVFVTAGMGGGTGTGAGPIVAEIAKDLGALTVAIVTKPFEFEGLKRMRRAEEGIGEFKNRVDTLIVVPNQRLLEIVPKDTPLTEAFRLADEVLLNATRGISDLITVPGLINLDFADVRTVMTEAGDALMGTGVGTGEDRAVTAARAAISSPLIGETSILGAAGVLVNITGPPNLTLHEASAAATVIRDAAGPDANIIFGAVISPKLKNEVRVTVIATGFGRSARQKAAPPEDIWRMSPPSSLEPSQIPAFARKTQAEEPANGGNGFEEPGQVQEIVLENEQDEPAYLRKRRRLF, encoded by the coding sequence ATGAACCTCACTATCCAGTTTGATGAGAGACCGGACCCGGCGGCGAAGCTGCGGGTGGTAGGGGTTGGCGGCGCAGGCTGCAACGCGGTGAGCCGCATGGTCGAGGCCGGCCTGACTGGCGTTGAGTTCATCGGCATCAACACCGACGTGCAGGCGCTGGCGCAGTGTAAGGCCACGGTTCGACTCCAAATCGGACGCATGACCACCAAGGGGCTGGGCGCCGGTGCAGACCCTGAGGTTGGCCGCAGAGCAATCGAGGAGAGCCGCGAGATCGTGGTGGAGGCTCTGACCGACTCGGACCTGGTCTTTGTCACTGCCGGCATGGGCGGCGGCACCGGCACCGGCGCCGGACCCATCGTGGCCGAGATTGCCAAAGACCTTGGCGCCCTCACCGTCGCTATTGTCACCAAACCGTTCGAGTTTGAAGGGCTGAAGCGCATGCGCCGCGCCGAAGAGGGCATCGGTGAATTCAAAAACCGCGTGGATACCCTCATCGTCGTGCCCAACCAGCGCCTGCTGGAGATTGTGCCCAAGGACACGCCCCTCACCGAGGCCTTCCGGCTGGCGGATGAGGTGCTGCTCAATGCCACCAGAGGCATCTCCGACCTGATTACCGTGCCGGGGCTCATCAACCTGGACTTTGCCGATGTGCGCACGGTGATGACGGAGGCGGGCGACGCCCTCATGGGCACTGGGGTGGGCACCGGAGAGGATCGCGCGGTCACCGCCGCCCGCGCGGCCATCAGCAGCCCGCTCATTGGCGAGACCTCTATCTTAGGCGCCGCCGGTGTGTTGGTCAACATCACCGGCCCGCCCAACCTGACTCTCCATGAGGCCTCTGCGGCTGCCACTGTGATCCGCGATGCAGCAGGCCCCGATGCCAACATCATCTTCGGGGCAGTGATCAGCCCGAAGTTGAAGAACGAGGTGCGCGTCACGGTCATCGCCACAGGCTTTGGCCGCTCCGCGCGCCAGAAGGCAGCACCGCCAGAGGACATCTGGCGCATGAGCCCCCCCTCGAGCCTGGAGCCGAGCCAGATCCCTGCCTTTGCCCGCAAGACGCAGGCGGAGGAACCCGCCAACGGCGGCAACGGGTTCGAGGAGCCAGGCCAGGTGCAGGAGATCGTGCTCGAGAATGAGCAGGATGAGCCCGCATACCTGCGCAAACGCCGACGGCTCTTTTGA
- the rpmB gene encoding 50S ribosomal protein L28: MARRCEICGKGPSVGHNISHADNVTLRRWLPNLQTVRVKVDGGSKRMRVCTRCLRSGRVQKAV, encoded by the coding sequence ATGGCACGGAGATGTGAGATCTGCGGCAAAGGACCCTCTGTAGGCCACAATATCAGCCATGCGGACAACGTGACGTTGCGACGCTGGCTTCCGAATCTGCAGACGGTGCGGGTCAAGGTTGATGGCGGCTCAAAGCGCATGCGCGTCTGCACCCGCTGCCTGCGCAGTGGACGCGTGCAGAAGGCCGTATAG
- a CDS encoding cyclic 2,3-diphosphoglycerate synthase — protein sequence MAARKRVLIMGAAGRDFHNFNVCFRDRQDTEVVAFTATQIPDIEGRVYPAELAGPLYPHGIPIYPEQDLPKLITEKQIDEVVFSYSDVSHEYVMHKAAIANAAGADFCLLGAKATMLESKVPVVAICAVRTGCGKSQTTRRVVDILRRMGKRLVVVRHPMPYGDLRKQRVQRFATYEDLDRHQCTIEEREEYEPHLDRGSVVYAGVDYAAILAEAEKEAEVILWDGGNNDIPFFRPVLHITVADPLRPGHEVTYYPGETNLRMADVVVINKETTASFEDIETVRANIVEVNPRAIIVDAASPIAVDKPELVRGKRVLVVEDGPTLTHGEMSYGAGVVAAQKYGACELVDPRPFLKGSLLATFDKYPEIGNLLPAMGYGPRQVKDLQATINACDCDTVIVGTPIDLRRVLRLKHPSVRVRYELQEIGWPTLEEILREVLALRGKA from the coding sequence ATGGCAGCAAGGAAGAGAGTGCTTATCATGGGTGCAGCAGGACGCGATTTCCACAACTTCAATGTCTGCTTTCGCGACCGTCAGGACACAGAGGTAGTTGCCTTCACCGCTACACAGATTCCGGACATAGAGGGCCGCGTTTATCCTGCCGAACTGGCTGGCCCCTTGTACCCGCACGGCATTCCCATCTATCCGGAACAGGATCTTCCCAAGCTGATCACCGAAAAACAGATTGATGAGGTGGTCTTTTCCTACAGCGATGTCTCCCATGAGTACGTGATGCACAAGGCAGCCATCGCCAACGCTGCAGGTGCTGACTTTTGCCTGCTCGGGGCCAAGGCGACGATGCTGGAGAGCAAGGTGCCGGTGGTGGCCATCTGCGCGGTGCGCACCGGTTGCGGCAAGAGCCAGACCACCAGGCGGGTGGTCGATATTTTGCGCCGCATGGGCAAACGGCTGGTGGTGGTGCGCCATCCCATGCCGTATGGCGACCTGAGAAAGCAGCGGGTGCAGCGCTTCGCCACCTACGAGGACCTCGACCGCCACCAGTGCACCATCGAAGAGCGGGAGGAGTACGAACCCCATCTGGACCGTGGGAGCGTGGTCTACGCAGGCGTTGATTATGCCGCCATTTTGGCCGAGGCGGAAAAGGAGGCTGAGGTAATTCTCTGGGATGGTGGCAACAACGACATACCCTTCTTCAGGCCGGTGCTGCACATCACCGTCGCCGACCCGCTGCGCCCTGGTCACGAAGTGACCTACTACCCCGGGGAGACCAACCTGCGCATGGCCGACGTGGTGGTCATTAACAAGGAGACGACGGCCTCTTTTGAGGATATCGAGACTGTGCGGGCCAATATCGTGGAGGTCAACCCGCGCGCCATCATCGTGGATGCCGCCTCGCCGATTGCGGTGGACAAGCCGGAGCTGGTGCGCGGCAAGCGCGTGTTGGTGGTCGAGGACGGCCCGACATTGACACACGGGGAGATGAGCTATGGGGCAGGTGTGGTGGCGGCGCAAAAGTACGGCGCCTGCGAGTTAGTCGACCCCCGGCCTTTTCTCAAGGGGAGCCTGCTGGCCACGTTCGACAAGTACCCCGAGATTGGCAACCTACTCCCCGCCATGGGCTATGGGCCGCGGCAGGTCAAAGATTTGCAGGCCACCATCAACGCGTGCGATTGCGACACGGTCATCGTCGGCACCCCCATTGACCTCCGGCGGGTACTCCGCCTCAAGCATCCCAGCGTACGCGTGCGCTACGAGTTGCAAGAGATAGGCTGGCCCACGTTGGAGGAGATCCTCAGGGAAGTGCTGGCGCTGCGAGGAAAGGCTTAG
- the dusB gene encoding tRNA dihydrouridine synthase DusB has product MGIGTVQVSGKAVLAPMAGVSDAPFRRLCRSYGAALVFTEMVSANGLVRGSARTWDYLRFADEERPIAVQLFGADPVVVAEAVQLVQQLRPELIDLNFGCPMPKVIRQGAGAALLKEPARMEAICRAAVGAATVPVTAKVRSGWHDGAQAVEIARRLADCGVAAITVHARTRSAMFTGKADWRVIAAVKAAVTVPVIGNGDVVDAYSARQMMEQTGCDLLMVGRGALGNPFVFRHINQLLAGQEPGLPSVEDRIAACLHHLELAAAQLPETVAVVRMRKHVAWYLKRIPGTKVVRSQVMALKTVAEVRDTLMGWLAQQEGRC; this is encoded by the coding sequence ATGGGCATCGGCACGGTACAAGTATCCGGCAAGGCAGTCCTGGCGCCGATGGCGGGGGTGAGCGATGCCCCTTTTCGCCGCCTATGCCGTTCCTATGGTGCGGCGCTGGTCTTCACGGAAATGGTCAGCGCCAACGGTTTGGTACGGGGCAGCGCGCGTACGTGGGACTATCTGCGCTTCGCGGACGAGGAGCGGCCCATCGCGGTACAACTCTTCGGCGCTGATCCCGTCGTGGTGGCTGAGGCGGTGCAGCTGGTGCAGCAGCTGCGGCCGGAGCTTATTGACCTGAACTTTGGCTGTCCGATGCCCAAGGTCATCCGCCAGGGTGCCGGTGCGGCGCTGCTCAAGGAACCGGCGCGCATGGAGGCCATCTGCCGCGCTGCCGTGGGTGCGGCAACGGTGCCGGTGACCGCCAAAGTCAGGTCCGGCTGGCATGATGGTGCCCAGGCGGTGGAGATCGCACGCCGCCTGGCGGATTGTGGCGTGGCCGCCATTACCGTGCACGCCCGCACCAGGTCGGCGATGTTCACCGGCAAGGCGGATTGGCGAGTGATCGCCGCCGTGAAGGCAGCCGTGACCGTGCCGGTCATCGGCAACGGGGACGTGGTCGACGCTTACAGCGCGCGGCAAATGATGGAACAGACCGGGTGCGACCTCCTCATGGTCGGCAGGGGTGCCCTTGGCAACCCCTTTGTGTTTCGGCACATCAATCAGCTTCTTGCCGGCCAGGAGCCAGGTCTCCCCTCCGTGGAGGATCGCATTGCCGCGTGCCTGCACCACTTAGAGCTGGCCGCTGCGCAGCTACCCGAGACGGTGGCGGTGGTGCGCATGCGCAAGCATGTGGCATGGTACCTGAAACGCATCCCCGGCACCAAGGTCGTGCGCTCACAGGTAATGGCGCTCAAGACCGTTGCCGAGGTGCGCGACACGCTGATGGGTTGGTTAGCGCAGCAGGAGGGGCGTTGCTAA